The window tatatttttttttctactaCACTACACTATActaccaataatattatatttgcAGTCGTAATACAACATTATATATTACATTACCGGCAAcaagaattaaaataaaataaaataaaataaaatacaaagtTATAAGAAAATAGCAGCAAATCATTCCAACTTGTTAACTTTCTTTAATTCATATTCACTCGTACCTATTTTACCACCCAATTCCATAAACCTGTCATATTGTCTCTTTCTTCTATTACCAATTTTCTCTAACATATCTGGCCAATAAACTGAATGATCGTAAGTGAAATCCAGATCCCCACCATAGTCCTTATCTAATTGAGTATcatcaatatatttttcaaatggCTCGTCATAAACTAATTTACTTTTAGTATCAGGGTCAATAAATGGATGCagtaatttcaaaaaagtCCATCCCAACCAAGgaatattaatgaaaacaGCCTTACCTAATCTTTCCGGATAATAAGTTTGGGCAATATGCAAACAATCTCTTGCAGTAGAAATTGGCgtcattttcttctttttcaaaacccCTGGTATTTCAGGATAATGTTTAAAATCAACCATAACACCCACTTTTTCCATACCAATGGGTGTCATAACCATAGTACACTCTAACATATAGACTAAATGATGAACTTGATGAATAGATGGGTCTGTGTTTTGTTTACCATCCTTCATATAAACTAATGGACGATTATCTTTATCATACCCTAGAATAACTTGCTTACCAGTtctattttccttttcaaaCGAATTTGGGTCCAAATCGGTTGCACTACGATCTGGATCATAAGTTAACCCAAATTCTCTTCTCCAAACTATTGTTTCTTCCAGTTTTTGAATACAGGTTTCATAATCAAATCTAGAAGCTCTTAAAAATCTGTATAAACATTCTctagttaaaaaaaacttttcccAAGTGGAAAGTGGGGTCATAGTGACAGAAGATTCATCTGTTTTATAAGCTTTAGAAGTATAATCTTGTACTTTTTCTGGCAATTTATACCCTTCTTTATTAAAGTGAGTTATTACTTTTTCATAAACGGCTTCTTGTTCTTTAGTATAAGTTGGTGGTGCAGCAGCTAATTCTTTTGGAGGTTGAGTGATCATTTTATCAACTTTTATCCAATTTGCTTTATTTACCGgagcttttttttcagcTGGCTCAGATCTACTAAAAAATCCCattttatatgtatattctttttttttttgtttgtgttttgttttttttgttttttttttttaattctgtAGCAGGTgttaattattttgatttatgcAGTTTATAATTGATTAACCAAAGActcaaatataaatagttGCGAGGACTTATATATTAAGAAGTAAATTTAAGTttataaaggaaaaaaaaaaaaaaaaaagagaaaaactatgacaatttatttaaattttttttaaattttttttttctttttttcgttGGATtaattgatatatatatatatgtgtgtgtggAATTATGTCTGAATCTTTCTAGACGATGTCAAAACTACcgattaaaaataaactttttgtacgtatttttattcttttcttttttttttttttgttattagtaattaaaattgattaattaattaattaattcaatactgtattatttttaataaaagaaaaaaaatttttttttcttttttttttctttgtcaATCCGTCGTTTTGGAAacataaacaaaaacaaaaacatttgATATTTCCGTTTTGTCCGTCCGCGTAAACAAGCTACAAGTTCACCccttttttactttttttttctttttaaaaatgaaaatgttaaaCCACGGAACGCTGCTTTTCGGAAAATCGGATATATCCACTAACAATATCCGAtatatgataaaaaatcaataattgAATGCGTGTGTAACatacaattaaaataaatattaaaacctAAAAGCTTGGAGCATTAACTTTGGTCTAACCAATTTAATACTTTCTTTCCCATAAATCTTGTTATCATtgtaatgataatatttgaCGCTTGTTTCAACATCTTTAAATTGTATATAAACTTCCGTTTCGGAAATATCTTCAACTCTatcaatatctttataataccttttaataaaatctttACACGCTTCATTGTTAACAAATTCTATGTATAAAGTTGTTAGTTTGGGGAATTTGTTCTCACTAATTgaatcattattatctatCGATATCTCTGTACTCTTTCgatcactattattattattattccaaTGCCAATCCCCATATGGCAAATTAAAATGTTTCAACTTTCTTAAATATATACCATAGTCTTCATatgaattaatattattatgttgTTTATGATTACTATCATTCATTGTATCTTATCTTATTTAACACAGTTTGCTTAAGTTATAACCAAAAGACTAGAtgttaaacaaaaaagttttatgtTTCTATCGtttgttttaaatcttatatatcaaattttataacattcaagctaaaaaaaaaaaataaaattaaaaaaaataataaaaaaaaaaaaaattaaataaaataaaatcagtTTCAACAAGAAGTAGAATAAACGATCAGATTTCCAAAATCTAATATTCCTATTCACACAAATTAGGTTCTTGATTTTATACAATTTGCTCTTTATTTCCCaattctttaataaaagtacaatatataaacatatacatatatttaaatatcaTATAAATTCCATTTTCGCCTCATCTTTCTTATCCCATTAACcacattaataatacttgCCATATAAATCCataaaagaacaaaaaataattgcactttttaataacactTTTACGATCAATATTAACAGCAGATTGAGAATCCACAATGGGTGGCAACAAATTGAACTTAACCGATCTTAGTAAAAAAACTCCAAATGCTAAAAACAAGTATATTcttaaaaacataaaaattatCCCACTTATAGTGAAAAATTGACCCCTTAATAGCAACACTAAAGTTAATGGCACAAATTTGTATCCAACAAAACAAACTAATTCAACAATATTCAACCCACCATTGTTAATCCCATTTGCAGAAATGTTATTCGGATAATTTGCATTGTTTGATTTAGTACCATTAATACCACTTGGGatcaataaatataaacccAACTTTAATATCAACAAATCCAGTAGAACAAATGCCAAAGTACTGGATAACTTATAATACAAGTTTTGTGGATCAAACGAACCTTTTAAACCTTGATCTAAATTCCAGCATAAAATATATGTTATTAAACCCATAGTTGGAATATATAAATCTGGACAATTAACGTCCAACTTAGGTGGCAAATAACTCAAAGATTCAGAACGTGAACTATTGATTGGTGCATTTATAGAGGCATTATGTATATTGTCTTGGATTCTGTACCATGTTGAGTTAATAAAtggtaaaataataattttgagTTTGTGTAAAACATATGAGTTAGAaacttgaaaataatatgataaattataaaatgatGAGTTAAATGCCATATTGTTGGAGACATTATCACTTGGCATACCATTaccttgaaaaaaattaccaaaTGCCTTCTGTGCAAAATGTGAAGCTACTTGGGTTTTAGAATCTTCCAAAAATTGTGGGAATCCATTAGTATCAAAACcaaaattgttgttattgcttGGAACAAAATTGGATTGTCCTTTTTGTTGCTGCTCATGTTGAAATGCAAGGTGCTCGTTATTGTTAGgttgataataattttgatattgtttttcttgAGGTGGGATGTTGCTGTTTTGATTAATTTCTCCTATAAAAGGGGGAGAACCTCTTCcttttaattgattttcGTTAGAGTAAGCATATGGGTTGGCCGACAttcttttgcttttttttttttttttttttttttgtgtgtGTGCTTCTCTTTCCTCGCTCTgaacttttattaattgtagcagtttatatttatcaaatgAACAAAATAGATCTTAGTTagcaataaatttttttttttaaaagttgtttcgtaaaaaaaaaaaaatagatgaaaaaataagaaaaaaaaaaaaaaaaaactttaaaattttatttttctctttctgtttttttttttttttttctaattttattaaaaaatggtaaaaaaaagtaaaagtaaaacaaacaacaaaaaaaggctttaaaaataagttgaacaattattttacttGTATAGTActgaatatatattatagtTTCGGAATACGTGCGGATAAGCAAGTATCTGGACAAAACACGTAAATTATTACGAGATATTTTCccatttttactttttgaaattttctttgttttcaaaataaaaataacgcGTAATCGTTTTTcattctttctttttttcttttttttttttttttttttcttcttctaatCATTATGTTCCTAGTATAATCTGATCATCttcataataaataaatatatatatgtcaATCAATAGATCAATCaatcaattaataaataaataaataaataaataaatatgtcaaaaaatgtttattcTCGATCCAATAACTCATTAAATTTCTCCTATTCAATAGCTGCTCAGCAAAATATACAAGCTGCCAAGATTGATGAAATCGATTCAAAGATGGGGTTTGATAGATTTATTCCGTCAGAAGTTGATATTagtgaagaaaaaataggTTGGCTAGTTAATATGCATCCAACAACTATTCCAAATACCAATACAACCTCTTCTGCTTTTCATACTGGAGTGTCTGCTGTagatttctattttttagATGAAGAAGGTGGATATTTTAAGACAACCATTAAATATCCCCCTTATTTCTTGGTTATGGTACAAGATGAACACAAGGTGACTGATGTCGAAgaatatttaaagaaaCTTTTGGAAAATTCTTTAAAGAATTCAGAAATCGTTTATAAAGATGACCTACAACAGCCAAATCATTTGCTGGGACTAAAAAGAAGCttgattaaattaaatttttccaatatgAATAGTTTATTTGAAGCTAGAAAATTGTTGAAACCTATATTAAAGGAAAATgaggataaaaaaaaccaatcCATCAGATCTAAacacaacaataacaattattataaagaaGACATTAAAAGCTTGATCTCCGACATTAGGGAATACGACGTTCCATATCATGTTCGTGTTTCcatagataaaaatattagggTCGGGAAATGGTATAAGGTCACTAAAGATGGTTTGGAAGAATGCACAGAAAGAATTTCGTTTGCAGATCCAGTAGTTATGGCCTTTGATATCGAAACAAGTAAAGCTCCTTTGAAATTCCCTGATTCCGAAATTGATCAAATTATGATGATTTCTTATATGATAGATGGTGAGGGTTATTTAATTACCAACAGAGAAATCATTTCCACCGATATTGAAGATTTCGAATATACCCCCAAGCCAGAGTATGTCGGTAATTTCACAATTTTCAATGAACCTGATGAATACAATCTActtaaaaagtttttcgAACACATAAAAGATGTAAGGCCCACAGTAATAGCAACCTTTAACGGTGACTTTTTTGACTGGCCATACGTTGACAATAGAGCCAAGTTTCATGGAATAAGTATGTTTGATGAAATTGGTTTTGGTCCAGATATTGAGGGGGAATATAAATCTTCATACTGTTCTCATATGGATTGTTTCCGTTGGGTCAAGCGTGATTCATATTTACCACAAGGCTCTCAAGGTTTAAAAGCTGTTACTAAGGCAAAGTTAGGCTATAATCCAATAGAATTGGACCCAGAATTGATGCTTCCATATGCATACGAAAAACCTCAGCAACTATCCGAGTATTCTGTTTCTGATGCCGTCGCCACCTATTATCTATATATGAAGTATGTTCACCCCTTCATTTTCTCCCTATGTACTATTATTCCGTTAAATCCAGATGAAGTTTTAAGAAAGGGTACTGGTACTTTATGCGAAATGCTTTTGATGGTCCAGGCTTATGATAGTGGAATTTTACTTCCAAATAAACATACTGACCCAATAGAAAGATTCTATGATGGTCATCTATTAGAAACGGAAACTTATGTTGGCGGACACGTCGAATCTTTAGAAGCCGGTGTTTTCCGTAGTGACCTGCCTAatgattttgttattgatCCAACCGCTATTGATGAACTACTCGAAGATTTACCAAATGCTCTGAAATTTAGTATTGAGGTGGAATGTAAAGCCAATATAGACGATGTAGTGAATTTTGAGGAAATAAAACTGGAAATATCCAAAAAACTAATGGATTTCAAAACCACTTGTAAGAGATCGGAATTCCCATTGATTTATCACGTCGATGTGGCATCAATGTACCCAAATATTATGACATCCAATAGGTTACAACCGGATAGTATGAAGTCCGAACGTGACTGTGCCAGCTGTGACTTCAATAGACCCGGTAAAACATGTGATAGAAGACTAAACTGGGCTTGGAGAGGAGATTTTTTCCCCGCTAAAATGGATGAATATGGTATGGTTAAAAGAGCTTTACAAAATGAGACTTTCCCCAataagaacaaaaaatcaCCTAAAAAATACTTGACATTTGACGAATTAAGTTACGCAGATCAGGTTGCtcacattaaaaaaagattgacTGATTATTGCCGCAACGTTTATCATAAAGTCAAAACCACTGAAACTGTTGAAAGGGAAGCCATTATTTGCCAGAGAGAAAATCCATTTTATGTCAACACAGTTAGATCATTCCGTGATAGGCGGTATGACTATAAGGGGAGAGCAAAGgaatggaaaaagaaattagcCAGTATCCCATCTACCGAGAAACATGCTCGTGATGAGGCGAAAAAAATGGTTGTTTTAAATGACTCTCTTCAATTGGCCCACAAAGTTATCTTGAACTCTTTTTACGGCTATGTTATGAGGAAGGGTTCCAGATGGTATAGTATGGAGATGGCTGGTATTACCTGTCTAACTGGTGCGACGATTATTCAAATGGCTAGAGCTTTAGTTGAAAGACTAGGTAGACCTTTAGAGTTAGATACAGATGGTATTTGGTGTATATTGCCAAAGAGCTTCCCGGAGAATTTCCAATTTAAACTAAAAAACGGTAAGAAATTATTCATGTCATATCCATGTTCCATGTTAAATTATAAAGTCCATGCTAAGTTCACCAATCATCAGTACCAAACGTTAGTTGATGcttcaaaatataaatatgaaaCCCATTCTGATAactctattttttttgaagtgGATGGTCCATATAAGGCAATGATTTTGCCAACTTCCAAAGAAGAAGGCAAAGGTATTAAGAAAAGGTATGCGGTCTTTAACACTGATGGCTCTTTGGCAGAATTAAAGGgttttgaattaaaaaggCGTGGTGAATTgcaattaattaaaaattttcaaaaggatattttcaaaacatttCTAGAAGGCAGCACTTTAGAAGAATGTTATCAAGTGGTTGCTAAAATTGCGGATAGATGGTTGGATATATTGGTCAATAAGGGTGCTATGCtagaagatgaagatttaattgatttaatttGTGAAAATAGAAGTATGtcaaaaacattaaaagaatatgAGGGTCAAAAATCTACCTCAATCACTACAGCAAAAAGATTGGGAGACTTTTTAGGTGGTGACATGGTGAAAGACAAGGGGCTGCAATGTAAGTATATTATAAGTAAAAAACCATTTAATGCCCCGGTTACCGAACGTGCTGTTCCTGTTGCCATTTTTTCTGCAGATTTGAATGTTAAAAGAAcctatttaaaaaaatggttaATGGATTCTTCCTTAAATGATTTTGACCCGAGGGCCATTATTGATTGggaatattataaagaaAGATTGGGATCTactattcaaaaaattattactattcCAGCTGCATTACAAAACGTAGAGAACCCAGTACCTCGTGTAGTGCATCCTGACTggctaaaaaaaagactcGCCGTCAAAGCCGATAAATTCAAGCAAGTCAGTTTAACaaaattctttaaaaaaacgAATGAATATGTTCCAATAAGGGATATAGAGGattgtttttcttcaacTAACCATTTAACTACTGTAGCTACCAACCCCAAAGTTTCTAGGGTAATCACAAGAAATAAACGTAGAAGGGagaaaaaggataaaaatGAGGAGGACGAATCACTTAAACTACCAAAAGAGATTCCAAACCCAGATGAAAATTATGTCGAATGGTTAAACTATTCTAAGCTTAAATGgaaaattcaaaaacaGGAAAGGGAAAGAAGAGAGCAATTATTTGGTGCTAAAAGCTCTATTATGGGAAGAACAACTCTTGGTAACatgatgaaaaagaaagctGAGTCATATGCAAGTGCTACTTGGGAAATTCTACAATACAAGCCTACTAGCACCCCTGGTATTCTAAATGTTTTAACATTGATCAACAATAAAGTCCAtactttaaaatttaaagttCCCAAGacaatttatatttcttttaaaaacagtTTTGTACCTGAGCTTGAAACTTCAAACAAATGttctattaataaaattaatgcTATGTTaccaaatgaaaatgaactAGATAAATCTATCACTTCCAATGTTTACAAAGTTGTGATTTCAGAAAGAGCTTATGAGGAGCAAAGTACGGATCCATCCAGTATATTTAACAATGGGCACGTTTCAGGTATATACGAATCGCATATTCCGTCAGCTGAAAGAACCATTATGGATCTAGGCTGCAGCGTAGAATTTAGCTCCAATGTGAAAGGGGCATTAGGAGCTGGTTTGGAACAAGGCTTCCAAATATCAGATCTAAGAAGTGCAGATTATGATAGATATTTGAATTCCTTTAGTATGGACATTTGTTACATATTACATATGCCAACCACAATTGGATATGAATTTTTCACCATTTGGAACAGCTGGAGTGATGTGGTTCATGTTTATGTTTTGAAACCTTCAGCTGCTGCTCAAGAAATATCAGCCACTTCAGTTGAAAACTTGTATAAATCACAGTATGCAAAGAAAGTGAAAAGTTTAGATCAGCATCGCTCTATTGTTGATGCTTCGCCGCAGTTgatatataattttgaatatCACACCGATTTGTTAAAACTTTATAAGAAGGTATCTAAGAAGATTGAGGTATTTAAAGATGAAAGGGGTCCAAAAATATTGCTGTTATTACAATCTCCGTTTAAATCTAAGTTGCTGAAGGTTTTGCGTGTACTTAACACGTTGCCAATAGTTGAACTGTCTATTACCGAATTAAAAGTCCAGCAATTGAAATGGCATACCGCTATTTCCAAAAGATTGGTTAACCATATTCTTTCATTAGGCTCATGGATACATaatcttttgttgttatccAGGTATAGCGGCATTCCAATATGTAATTTAAAACTGGATAATATGGGGTATATgattgatattttattttcaagaaaacttaaaaaggaaaatattgttttatgGTGGAACGAGAAACAGCCATTGCCCGATTATGGGGGCGTGGAACAAGATTACGATGTTTCTTTGCTGAGTGAAGTTAAATTTGATCCAATTAATCATCCTAATATTTATGATTCTGTTGTTTTAGAAGTGGAGCTCAACAATTTGACCATTAACACTATTCTCACGTCTTCTCTAGCTAATGAGGCAGAGGGAAACGATTTGGCTGAGTTGGGTGATTCGATAATAAAAGATGGGTTTAATTCAAACTCATTATCAATATTGAGACAATTATTAAGGCAATTTTGGGATGACGCCATTAAAGGTGCACATGTAGCAGATTCTTTAttacaatattttattatgtgGGTTCAGAACCCTGATTCAAAATTGTTTGATAATTCTTTGAGGTATTATGTCCAAACGTCTGCAAACAAAACATTGCTACATGTGATcaaagaatttgaaaatcTGGGTGCATTTTGTGTTTATGCGGACAAGtctaaaattttgttaaagACACCAAAATTTACAGTTGAAAATTCGTATGCTTATGGACAATATTTAGTAAAAGCAATAAGAGCGGATCCTATATTTACGTATTTAGATTTGAAAATCAACAAATATTGGGATTTGTTAATATGGATGGATCAATTTAATTATGGTGGTCGTGCGGCTACAACTATacaagaaaaggaaaaacagGACTTGTGGGCATTTAATGAATGGAAAATCAAAGATTTCCTGcccaaaatatataaaccGGAATTTGAAGATTGGattgtcattattttgGATAGTTTAATTAAATCGAAAGAGACTGCGTTACAAGAATCTGTGGATGGTACCCAAAGAATAACGcaactttattttaaacGGAACATGTCTGAAAAAAACCTTGAAAATgagaaagaaaatgttGGCACCGATGGAGGTGAGGCTGGCGATGATTCAAACGATTTTTTGGAGGGTTTTACGAATGTGTTTTATTTACCAATGATTAAAAGGtttaaaaaactttacGATACCCAGcaagaatatattttaaatccTGCATTTAGTGCAGATTacgaatttgaaaaattaccTGGTACGCTATCTCGGAGAAAATCCCCATTGTTGGAACTAACCATTTATTTGTGTCATATAATGCTGCTGTCAAAGAAAAGACATTTAGAAGTTCGtaaattaagaaaagaactattgaaaatattcgAAATGAGAGAATTTGATTCGGAAGCTGATTTTGTTAATCCGGCAATCTCTTTAGTGGTCAACAACTTTGTTTGTGAATATTGTGCACATGAAAGAGAAATTGATTTTTGTAGGGATTTTCAAGAAGCAATTTTGCAATGTGGGAGATGTGGCAAAGCTTATAGTGTGAATGTTCTCCAAGAACAATTAATCCAGAAATTAGAGTCCCAGATacaatgttatttattacaaGATTTAGAATGTGCAAAGTGTCATAAAATTAGAGAGGATAATATGTCTGAATATTGTCCATGTTCTGGTAAATGGGTTGAGACAGTTTCTAGGTCAAGGttaactttaaatttatcaGTTTTTAAGCAAATTGCTAAACATTTTGATTTTGCGATTTTGGGATCGGCATTAGAAGAGATGGgtatttgatttatttatttcgtGTAGAatgtttttccttttttgttaCGAactggtttttttttttttgttttttttttattttttttaatttttttttaatttttttttttttgtaattatgaataaatttattacaaCTCAAAATACAAAGATCCAACTCTTCTTGGATTAATCACATATTTGTACATACAGGATAAGCAATTTTTGTATGGGACATAATGAGTAAACTGAAAAATGTCGTACATAGGGATGAAGAATTGGTTTTTTTAGACAGCTTCATTGATAAGGATAACCAGCCGGATTTAAAACCAaacaatgttattattcaagGTTACCAAAGTTGTGGGAAAACATATGTAGTTGAAGAATATTTCAAACAGCAAAAAAACGAAATTTTAAGTTGTATTATTAACCATAAAGAAATCTTTAGCTGGAAGAATCTATTAAAGGAAATTTCCAGGGCCAGTTTACAAACTCTTAGACTAAAATTTAGCAATTATAAAGTATCCAACATAATTGATCCATCGGGTACCGAGCATTTCTATTTGTTAGTACGCTTTTTTTCACAACTATTTTCTGATTGTGGCCAGCAGATAGATGAAGCTGCTAGGTATAGTTTTTATGTTGTCATTGATAAGATTGACCAATTACCTGAAATTGATGTTAATACATTCCCTAAGTTAATTAAACTTCATGAAATATTACCTTCCAacttaaaatttaaattgaaatttatttaCACAGTAGAAAATGTTTCTTTTATAGACAAGTATGCTTCTTATGATATACCTACAATTGTTTTTCCAAGATATACAGCAGATGAGTGTTTACAAATATTACTATCgaaaaaatgtttattcAAGGCATCCAGCcaatttaatgaaaaattggttGATGAAATAGGCATTAAAGACACAGTACCTAGGGtgaaaaatcaaattgTTGAGGCTTTTTTGCATTTCGTGTATGAGgccttttatttatatacagGCAGTAATTTACAAGATTTGTTGGACATGGCTTTTTTGAAATGGCCCCAGTTTGTTCAAATTTTGAATAACGACAACTATGCAAATGAAGTGGATATGTACAAACAGAGTATTGACCTATGGAAAAATACACAAGATTATTTGGAAGAAAATATACCTGGGAATAATAAACTGGAGAGTCAATATGATTTATCGGATCTATCCAAGTATTTATTGGTTGCTTCATATTTGTGTTCTTACCTTCAGCCCAAATATGATAGTAAGGTATTTGCAAAGAAATCAGCATTAAGACAAGGACGGGTATCGTATGGTCGGAGAGCCAAGTTTGATTTTAATCCTAGACATTTATCGCCGGGCATTTTTCCCTTGGAAAGATTATTGGCAATTTTCCAAGCCATATATCCGTATTCTGATCGAGATAGAAATTATACTGACGAAGAAAAGGAtgatatcaataataagCATTTTTCAGGTTTAATACCCAATACATCTAATGTGGAGGTTTATGAAGCAATTGGTGAATTAATATCATCCAAACTTTTATTACCTTCCAAATTTTTGCATGCAAGTCcattaaattcaaatacTAAATGGAAAGTTAACGTTCCTTGGGAAATCATTTTGGAAATTTCTAGCAGTCTTCACTTTGACATAACTGAATACCTGCAATAAATATGTGtagatattattagaataaaactttttttttttctttaaaatatatatatagagagagtgtgtgtgtgtgtatgTGTATTTGATACCGGTGTTTATAtgattaaatatattgcCCGAgcataattatttatatttttaaaatacagTGTATAAAGTTTATTGGTATGGAAGTAATAAATCCTCGGTCATACATTGTAGTGATAGAGGACTAATAACGTTtagaaatttattaaaaaaaaaaaagttaatatttattgtgAGTGTGCTtttacttctttttttttttctttctattaatattttgggTCATATCGATTGAAACATggtaaaaacaaataatcaATAGGATTAGGAATGCGacgaagaaaataaatggtCTTAAAAACTGATCAATATCTATTTTGTGGGATGCGTCAGAAATTGCtaagatattaaaaatgattttaaccattgtatttattttttaaaaacagttattttttgtacTTTGGTTTATAGTCTTATAGACtcaatgaaataaaatataatattctCCCAACAACTTTTCGTATtagaattaaatttatttctacttttatttaaaatttattatggAATCCGttgaaatattaaaatgtttcttataaagataaataacTGTCTTTGAAACATGTTTGGTATGAGTAGAAATGTGTGTAAGAGTAATAGGAATTAGTGATAGccgttgtttttttttcccattattattattattattattattattattttttttttttttattgaatatttGGAACTTCGCTCACTTTACTGTAATTTTTGGGTCCGGTACCAAAAAGGCATCCAAATATTATGACCAAGTAAAATATTAAGTAAAGAGAATGTGTCGAAAAGCCTATTTATAAGGATAGTAATTTATTGGGAGATTGTTATTTATGTTAGTAAATCTATAAAT is drawn from Saccharomycodes ludwigii strain NBRC 1722 chromosome V, whole genome shotgun sequence and contains these coding sequences:
- the POL2 gene encoding DNA polymerase epsilon catalytic subunit (similar to Saccharomyces cerevisiae YNL262W | POL2 | POLymerase), which produces MSKNVYSRSNNSLNFSYSIAAQQNIQAAKIDEIDSKMGFDRFIPSEVDISEEKIGWLVNMHPTTIPNTNTTSSAFHTGVSAVDFYFLDEEGGYFKTTIKYPPYFLVMVQDEHKVTDVEEYLKKLLENSLKNSEIVYKDDLQQPNHLLGLKRSLIKLNFSNMNSLFEARKLLKPILKENEDKKNQSIRSKHNNNNYYKEDIKSLISDIREYDVPYHVRVSIDKNIRVGKWYKVTKDGLEECTERISFADPVVMAFDIETSKAPLKFPDSEIDQIMMISYMIDGEGYLITNREIISTDIEDFEYTPKPEYVGNFTIFNEPDEYNLLKKFFEHIKDVRPTVIATFNGDFFDWPYVDNRAKFHGISMFDEIGFGPDIEGEYKSSYCSHMDCFRWVKRDSYLPQGSQGLKAVTKAKLGYNPIELDPELMLPYAYEKPQQLSEYSVSDAVATYYLYMKYVHPFIFSLCTIIPLNPDEVLRKGTGTLCEMLLMVQAYDSGILLPNKHTDPIERFYDGHLLETETYVGGHVESLEAGVFRSDLPNDFVIDPTAIDELLEDLPNALKFSIEVECKANIDDVVNFEEIKLEISKKLMDFKTTCKRSEFPLIYHVDVASMYPNIMTSNRLQPDSMKSERDCASCDFNRPGKTCDRRLNWAWRGDFFPAKMDEYGMVKRALQNETFPNKNKKSPKKYLTFDELSYADQVAHIKKRLTDYCRNVYHKVKTTETVEREAIICQRENPFYVNTVRSFRDRRYDYKGRAKEWKKKLASIPSTEKHARDEAKKMVVLNDSLQLAHKVILNSFYGYVMRKGSRWYSMEMAGITCLTGATIIQMARALVERLGRPLELDTDGIWCILPKSFPENFQFKLKNGKKLFMSYPCSMLNYKVHAKFTNHQYQTLVDASKYKYETHSDNSIFFEVDGPYKAMILPTSKEEGKGIKKRYAVFNTDGSLAELKGFELKRRGELQLIKNFQKDIFKTFLEGSTLEECYQVVAKIADRWLDILVNKGAMLEDEDLIDLICENRSMSKTLKEYEGQKSTSITTAKRLGDFLGGDMVKDKGLQCKYIISKKPFNAPVTERAVPVAIFSADLNVKRTYLKKWLMDSSLNDFDPRAIIDWEYYKERLGSTIQKIITIPAALQNVENPVPRVVHPDWLKKRLAVKADKFKQVSLTKFFKKTNEYVPIRDIEDCFSSTNHLTTVATNPKVSRVITRNKRRREKKDKNEEDESLKLPKEIPNPDENYVEWLNYSKLKWKIQKQERERREQLFGAKSSIMGRTTLGNMMKKKAESYASATWEILQYKPTSTPGILNVLTLINNKVHTLKFKVPKTIYISFKNSFVPELETSNKCSINKINAMLPNENELDKSITSNVYKVVISERAYEEQSTDPSSIFNNGHVSGIYESHIPSAERTIMDLGCSVEFSSNVKGALGAGLEQGFQISDLRSADYDRYLNSFSMDICYILHMPTTIGYEFFTIWNSWSDVVHVYVLKPSAAAQEISATSVENLYKSQYAKKVKSLDQHRSIVDASPQLIYNFEYHTDLLKLYKKVSKKIEVFKDERGPKILLLLQSPFKSKLLKVLRVLNTLPIVELSITELKVQQLKWHTAISKRLVNHILSLGSWIHNLLLLSRYSGIPICNLKLDNMGYMIDILFSRKLKKENIVLWWNEKQPLPDYGGVEQDYDVSLLSEVKFDPINHPNIYDSVVLEVELNNLTINTILTSSLANEAEGNDLAELGDSIIKDGFNSNSLSILRQLLRQFWDDAIKGAHVADSLLQYFIMWVQNPDSKLFDNSLRYYVQTSANKTLLHVIKEFENLGAFCVYADKSKILLKTPKFTVENSYAYGQYLVKAIRADPIFTYLDLKINKYWDLLIWMDQFNYGGRAATTIQEKEKQDLWAFNEWKIKDFLPKIYKPEFEDWIVIILDSLIKSKETALQESVDGTQRITQLYFKRNMSEKNLENEKENVGTDGGEAGDDSNDFLEGFTNVFYLPMIKRFKKLYDTQQEYILNPAFSADYEFEKLPGTLSRRKSPLLELTIYLCHIMLLSKKRHLEVRKLRKELLKIFEMREFDSEADFVNPAISLVVNNFVCEYCAHEREIDFCRDFQEAILQCGRCGKAYSVNVLQEQLIQKLESQIQCYLLQDLECAKCHKIREDNMSEYCPCSGKWVETVSRSRLTLNLSVFKQIAKHFDFAILGSALEEMGI